A genomic window from Flavobacterium johnsoniae includes:
- a CDS encoding ammonium transporter codes for MRKIILSVILITILVLTFISNFIIADNPIPAEAVKFDTGDTAWMIVATAFVLLMTPGLGFFYGGMVGKKNVISTMLQSFMAMVIVTILWVVVAFGLAFGPTIGGIIGNPSTNLFFEGVGTNTAWSLAPTIPFMLFALFQAKFAIITPALITGAFAERIRFWAYLLFMVLFIILIYTPLAHMTWHPDGVFFKMGVLDFAGGTVVHMSAGWAALAGAIFLGKRKVQKANPARITYVLLGTGLLWFGWFGFNAGSALGANGLATQALGTTTVAAAAAAMAWVFLDKILGHKLSALGACIGAVVGLVAITPAAGFVSISHAIFIGLFSAIVSNIVVSKFPKGKIDDALDVFACHGVGGMVGMLLTGVFASKAINPAVGDNQGLIFGTPTLFINQLTALVVVSIFAFVASYVLFFIVNKITPLRVTEEKEELGLDISQHGEFL; via the coding sequence ATGCGAAAAATTATTTTAAGTGTGATTCTTATCACGATTTTAGTACTAACCTTTATTTCAAACTTTATCATTGCAGATAACCCAATTCCAGCAGAGGCTGTAAAGTTTGATACGGGAGATACTGCCTGGATGATCGTTGCAACTGCATTTGTATTGTTAATGACACCTGGATTAGGTTTCTTTTACGGAGGTATGGTAGGTAAGAAGAACGTAATTAGTACTATGCTACAAAGTTTTATGGCAATGGTAATTGTTACAATTTTATGGGTTGTTGTTGCTTTCGGATTAGCTTTTGGACCAACTATTGGAGGTATTATTGGTAATCCATCTACTAATTTATTCTTTGAAGGTGTTGGAACAAACACAGCTTGGAGCCTTGCACCAACGATTCCTTTTATGTTATTCGCATTATTTCAGGCAAAATTCGCTATCATTACTCCTGCGTTAATCACTGGAGCATTTGCAGAACGTATCCGTTTCTGGGCGTATTTGTTATTTATGGTTTTATTCATCATTTTAATATACACTCCGCTTGCTCACATGACTTGGCATCCTGATGGAGTTTTCTTCAAAATGGGAGTTCTTGACTTCGCTGGAGGAACTGTAGTACACATGAGTGCTGGATGGGCTGCATTGGCTGGAGCTATTTTCTTAGGAAAAAGAAAAGTTCAAAAAGCAAATCCTGCTAGAATTACTTATGTATTATTAGGAACTGGTTTACTTTGGTTCGGATGGTTTGGTTTCAACGCTGGTTCTGCTTTAGGAGCAAATGGTCTTGCAACTCAAGCTTTAGGAACAACTACTGTTGCTGCTGCAGCTGCTGCTATGGCATGGGTTTTCCTTGATAAAATCTTAGGACACAAATTATCTGCTCTTGGAGCTTGTATCGGAGCTGTTGTAGGCCTTGTTGCTATTACTCCTGCTGCTGGTTTCGTAAGTATTTCTCACGCTATTTTCATCGGTTTATTCTCTGCAATTGTGAGTAACATTGTTGTGAGCAAATTCCCTAAAGGAAAAATTGACGATGCTTTAGATGTATTCGCTTGTCACGGTGTTGGTGGTATGGTAGGTATGTTGCTAACTGGAGTTTTTGCTTCAAAAGCGATCAACCCTGCAGTTGGAGACAATCAAGGTCTAATCTTCGGAACTCCAACATTGTTCATCAACCAATTAACTGCTTTAGTTGTGGTTTCAATCTTTGCTTTTGTTGCTTCTTATGTTTTATTCTTCATCGTTAATAAAATTACTCCTCTAAGAGTTACTGAAGAAAAAGAAGAATTAGGATTAGATATTTCTCAACACGGAGAATTCTTATAA
- a CDS encoding protein-disulfide reductase DsbD family protein: protein MNFTQNPQTSLSRNIWTKSLLLFLFFFAFAKGNAQILEPVKWTSKIEKKGSNAVLIFDAVIEKDWHMYSQFTPEGGPLALEITFKNQKGNYELVGKAKEGKTRTAYNDVFEVNETFFEGKAHIEQEIKIINPNLKTVDVDFDFQVCKEVCINSSKKFSIAVPSTFKIEEVPVIAEAKADETKVAGIAVDTVKKEETVQPKVEKTVAAAKEEIPAPASSRSLWSIFFVAFLFGFTALLTPCVFPMIPMTVSFFTKQSKTRAAGIKNAIIYGISIIVIYVGLGLIVTKIFGADALNALSTDVWFNLIFFVILVVFATSFLGAFEIMLPNSWANKADEQADKGGIIGILFMALALAIVSFSCTGPIVGTILVEAATNGGIAPAIGMLGFSTALALPFMLFAMFPGWLNSLPKSGGWLNTVKVVLGFLELAFAFKFLSNADLVLQLHFLEREVFIAIWIAIFAAMTLYLFGKITLPHDSPTNHISVGRLYLGLLTLVFTFYLIPGLWGAPLKLISAFPPPPTYSESPFGVGGSGNGGVSAEAGKGLPAGAELGPHGIMVFHDYEDGLAYAKEIKKPIMLDFTGYACVNCRKMENNVWSEPEILPILKNDVVLISLYVDDKRELPKEEQFTTASGDKIITTGDKWTDFMISKYKTNTQPLYVITDLEGNNLNASKPTISYVSADEYLKWLKEGISNFK, encoded by the coding sequence ATGAACTTTACTCAAAATCCTCAGACAAGTTTGTCAAGAAATATTTGGACTAAATCGCTGTTACTTTTCTTGTTTTTCTTTGCTTTTGCAAAAGGAAATGCACAGATCTTAGAACCAGTAAAATGGACTTCTAAAATTGAAAAAAAAGGAAGTAATGCCGTTTTAATATTTGATGCCGTAATTGAAAAAGACTGGCATATGTATTCGCAATTTACTCCAGAAGGCGGACCTTTAGCATTAGAAATTACTTTTAAAAACCAAAAAGGAAACTATGAATTGGTTGGAAAAGCAAAAGAAGGTAAAACTAGAACTGCTTACAACGATGTTTTTGAAGTAAATGAAACTTTCTTTGAAGGGAAGGCTCATATTGAACAAGAGATTAAAATTATCAATCCGAACTTAAAAACGGTTGATGTAGATTTTGATTTTCAGGTTTGTAAAGAAGTTTGTATCAATTCTAGCAAGAAATTTTCAATTGCAGTTCCTTCAACTTTTAAAATAGAAGAAGTTCCTGTTATTGCAGAAGCTAAGGCTGATGAAACTAAAGTAGCTGGAATTGCGGTTGATACCGTTAAAAAAGAAGAAACAGTTCAGCCAAAAGTTGAGAAAACTGTTGCCGCAGCTAAAGAAGAAATTCCTGCACCAGCATCTTCAAGAAGTTTGTGGTCTATCTTTTTTGTTGCTTTCTTATTTGGATTTACTGCTTTGTTAACACCTTGCGTTTTTCCAATGATTCCGATGACAGTAAGTTTCTTTACGAAACAAAGTAAAACGAGAGCTGCTGGAATAAAAAATGCTATTATTTACGGTATTTCTATCATTGTAATTTATGTTGGTTTAGGATTAATTGTTACTAAAATATTTGGTGCAGATGCTTTAAATGCCTTGTCTACAGATGTTTGGTTTAATCTTATTTTCTTTGTGATTTTAGTAGTTTTTGCTACTTCATTTTTAGGGGCATTCGAAATTATGCTTCCAAATTCATGGGCAAACAAAGCAGATGAACAAGCAGATAAGGGCGGAATAATAGGGATTTTGTTTATGGCGTTGGCTTTAGCAATTGTATCTTTTTCGTGTACAGGACCAATCGTAGGTACAATTTTGGTTGAAGCTGCGACAAATGGAGGAATCGCTCCAGCTATCGGAATGTTAGGTTTTTCTACTGCATTGGCACTTCCGTTTATGTTATTTGCCATGTTCCCAGGTTGGTTAAATTCATTGCCAAAATCTGGTGGTTGGTTGAATACGGTAAAAGTTGTTTTAGGATTTTTAGAATTAGCATTTGCGTTTAAATTTTTATCAAATGCCGATTTAGTTTTACAATTGCACTTTTTAGAAAGAGAAGTGTTTATTGCAATCTGGATTGCCATTTTTGCTGCAATGACTTTGTACTTATTTGGAAAAATTACATTGCCTCACGATAGTCCGACAAATCATATTTCGGTAGGAAGATTGTATTTAGGATTGTTAACTTTAGTATTTACATTCTATTTAATTCCTGGTTTATGGGGAGCGCCTTTAAAATTAATCAGTGCGTTTCCGCCGCCGCCAACATATAGTGAAAGTCCGTTTGGAGTAGGAGGATCTGGAAATGGAGGAGTTTCCGCAGAAGCAGGAAAAGGTCTTCCAGCAGGTGCAGAATTAGGACCGCACGGAATTATGGTTTTTCACGATTACGAAGACGGTTTGGCTTATGCAAAAGAAATTAAAAAGCCAATAATGCTTGATTTTACAGGATACGCTTGTGTAAACTGTAGAAAAATGGAAAACAATGTTTGGTCAGAACCTGAAATTTTGCCAATTCTAAAAAATGATGTTGTTTTGATTTCACTTTATGTTGATGATAAACGTGAACTGCCAAAAGAAGAACAATTTACAACAGCTTCAGGAGATAAAATCATTACTACTGGCGATAAATGGACAGATTTTATGATTTCAAAATATAAAACGAATACGCAGCCTTTATATGTAATTACGGATTTAGAAGGAAATAATTTGAATGCTTCTAAACCAACAATCAGTTATGTAAGCGCTGATGAATATTTGAAATGGTTGAAAGAAGGAATTTCGAATTTTAAATAA
- a CDS encoding DoxX family membrane protein, whose amino-acid sequence MKIATIIVRVLVGLLLLFASISYFFHLMPEPETTGNFKAFNVGLMASTYLMPLAKSIELLCGIAFVTGRYVTLANILILPITVNILFINYFLAPEGLPIAILLFLANLFLIYRYWDNYKSVFTA is encoded by the coding sequence ATGAAAATTGCCACAATTATTGTCCGCGTTTTAGTTGGTCTTTTGTTACTTTTTGCTTCTATCAGTTACTTTTTCCATTTAATGCCAGAGCCTGAAACGACAGGAAATTTCAAAGCTTTTAATGTCGGCTTAATGGCTTCAACCTATTTAATGCCTTTAGCAAAATCTATTGAATTGCTTTGCGGAATTGCATTTGTAACAGGGCGTTATGTAACTTTAGCAAATATTTTGATCTTACCGATTACGGTAAACATTTTGTTTATCAATTATTTTCTTGCCCCAGAAGGACTGCCGATTGCAATTTTATTATTTCTGGCAAACTTATTTTTGATTTACAGATATTGGGATAATTACAAAAGTGTGTTTACTGCATAA
- the tilS gene encoding tRNA lysidine(34) synthetase TilS, protein MFSKFQNHIISRFPFLAEKKLFLAVSGGLDSMVLLQLFKQLPYEIAVLHCNFQLRGVESFGDQEFIQNFCDQNNIPIFTTHFDTEAFAKDYKLSTQVAARELRYNWFYEILEEKNFDYILTAHHADDNLETFIINLTRGTGLEGLTGIPEQNDKIIRPLLPFSREEILKYAEENNIEWREDSSNASTKYLRNKIRHNLVPVLKEINPNFLDAFQKTQSFLQESKEMVEDASIMIYQQVAKEAGEDIHFDLNQLKKLPNYKSYLYQWLNEFGFSAWNDIYDLVEGQSGKQVFAEEFRLLKNRETLILSPFSETSEMEEYVINENDTDVNFPLKISLCNVGHTTYDSNRVIFVDADKIRFPLLLRKWKEGDVFQPFGMHGKSKKVSKLFKDEKLSLIEKEKTWILCSDDQIIWVVGIRQDERFKIEKATNKIYKIELQ, encoded by the coding sequence ATGTTTTCAAAATTTCAAAACCATATAATTTCGAGATTTCCATTCTTAGCAGAAAAAAAGCTTTTTCTAGCAGTAAGTGGCGGATTAGATAGTATGGTTTTGCTTCAATTGTTTAAACAATTGCCTTATGAAATCGCGGTTTTGCATTGCAATTTTCAGCTTCGCGGAGTAGAAAGTTTTGGCGATCAAGAATTTATTCAGAATTTCTGCGATCAAAATAATATTCCAATATTTACCACTCATTTTGATACCGAAGCTTTCGCTAAAGATTATAAATTATCGACGCAAGTTGCGGCAAGAGAACTTCGATATAATTGGTTTTATGAGATTTTAGAAGAAAAAAACTTCGATTATATTTTGACCGCGCATCACGCCGATGATAATCTGGAAACTTTTATTATCAATTTAACTCGAGGAACTGGTTTGGAAGGTTTAACAGGAATTCCAGAACAAAATGATAAAATTATTCGTCCGCTTTTGCCTTTTTCGAGAGAAGAAATCTTGAAATATGCCGAAGAAAACAATATAGAATGGCGAGAAGATAGCAGTAATGCTTCGACTAAATATTTGCGAAATAAAATCCGCCATAATTTAGTTCCAGTTTTAAAAGAAATCAATCCAAATTTTTTAGATGCTTTTCAGAAAACACAATCTTTTCTTCAGGAATCAAAAGAAATGGTTGAAGATGCGTCAATTATGATTTATCAGCAAGTTGCAAAAGAAGCAGGAGAGGATATTCATTTCGATTTAAATCAACTAAAAAAACTTCCAAATTATAAATCGTATTTATATCAATGGTTAAATGAATTTGGTTTTTCTGCTTGGAATGATATTTATGATTTAGTTGAAGGACAATCTGGAAAACAAGTATTTGCTGAAGAGTTTAGATTATTGAAAAACAGAGAAACTTTGATTTTAAGTCCGTTTTCTGAAACGTCAGAAATGGAAGAATATGTGATTAATGAAAACGATACAGACGTTAATTTTCCCTTAAAAATAAGTCTTTGTAACGTAGGTCACACAACTTATGATTCAAATAGAGTTATATTTGTCGACGCCGATAAAATCCGTTTTCCTTTGCTCTTACGTAAATGGAAAGAAGGAGATGTTTTTCAGCCTTTTGGAATGCATGGAAAATCTAAAAAAGTCAGTAAACTTTTTAAAGATGAGAAGCTTTCATTAATCGAAAAAGAAAAAACATGGATTTTATGTTCTGATGATCAAATAATTTGGGTTGTCGGAATTAGACAAGACGAACGTTTTAAAATAGAAAAAGCCACAAATAAAATATATAAAATAGAATTACAATAA
- a CDS encoding anthranilate synthase component I family protein, whose protein sequence is MRVSIHKNIANPKLFREQLISWAQQFREVIFLDSNSYPQQYSNFDCVLAVDAFTSLKTDYYNAFEDLKQYQQNTKDWLFGYLSYDLKNDTENLHSNNFDGLNFPDLFFFQPKKIFILKGNDLEIQYLMMCDDEVEEDFEEIVKIQNETFVTLSGVEVKQRISKDLYVEKVNKMLEHIHIGDMYEANFCMEFYAENANINPLEKFQKLNEISQAPFTVFFKNHKQYLLSASPERYLTKVGDKIISQPIKGTSKRFSDPVEDEKAKYILATDAKERAENIMITDLVRNDLSHTAQKGSVEVEELCGIYSFLQVHQMISTVTSKLDAQYSPVDVLKTTFPMGSMTGAPKISVMEIIENLEETKRGLYSGAIGYFTPEGDFDFNVVIRSILYNQENKYVSFSVGSAITSLSIPEKEYEECLLKAKAMHEVLQ, encoded by the coding sequence TTGAGAGTTTCCATTCATAAAAATATTGCCAATCCTAAACTGTTTAGAGAACAGCTTATAAGTTGGGCACAACAGTTTCGTGAAGTCATTTTTTTAGATAGCAATTCCTATCCGCAGCAATATTCTAACTTTGATTGTGTATTGGCTGTTGATGCTTTTACTTCCTTAAAGACAGATTATTACAATGCATTTGAAGATTTAAAACAATACCAGCAAAATACAAAAGACTGGCTTTTTGGCTATCTATCTTATGACTTGAAAAATGATACAGAAAATCTTCATTCTAATAATTTTGACGGTTTAAATTTTCCTGATTTGTTTTTCTTTCAACCTAAAAAGATTTTTATTCTGAAAGGGAATGATCTTGAAATTCAATATTTAATGATGTGCGATGATGAGGTTGAAGAAGATTTTGAGGAAATAGTAAAAATTCAAAACGAAACATTTGTCACACTGAGCGGAGTCGAAGTGAAGCAGCGTATTTCTAAAGATTTATATGTTGAAAAAGTAAATAAAATGCTCGAACATATTCATATTGGCGATATGTACGAAGCTAATTTCTGTATGGAATTTTATGCTGAAAATGCTAATATAAATCCGTTAGAGAAATTTCAGAAACTGAATGAGATTTCTCAAGCGCCATTTACTGTTTTCTTTAAAAATCATAAACAATATTTGCTTTCTGCTTCGCCAGAACGTTATTTAACAAAAGTTGGTGACAAGATTATTTCGCAACCAATTAAAGGAACATCTAAACGTTTTTCTGATCCTGTTGAAGACGAAAAAGCAAAATATATTTTAGCCACAGACGCCAAAGAACGTGCCGAAAATATTATGATAACCGATTTGGTTCGCAATGATTTATCGCATACAGCACAGAAAGGTTCTGTAGAAGTTGAAGAACTTTGCGGAATTTATTCTTTCCTGCAAGTGCATCAAATGATTTCTACGGTAACTTCAAAATTAGATGCTCAATATTCTCCTGTCGATGTTTTGAAAACAACATTTCCGATGGGAAGTATGACAGGCGCACCAAAAATTTCTGTAATGGAAATTATTGAGAATTTAGAAGAAACAAAAAGAGGCTTGTACAGCGGTGCAATTGGTTATTTTACGCCCGAAGGAGATTTTGATTTTAATGTCGTAATCAGAAGTATTTTGTACAATCAGGAAAATAAATATGTTTCGTTTTCGGTAGGAAGTGCTATAACATCGCTTTCAATTCCTGAAAAAGAATACGAAGAATGTTTGTTGAAGGCGAAAGCAATGCACGAAGTTTTACAGTGA
- a CDS encoding amidohydrolase family protein — translation MIHKNIFKLFLLFCASTQLSAQQIPAPKQTKSVLILNATAHLGNGTIIENSAIGFKDGKLTLVADASTIRLADNAYDTTINAAGKHVYPGFIAPNSTLGLVEIDAVKASNDDEEIGSFNPNVRSIIAYNSESKVVETVRPNGVLIAQVTPRGGRISGTSSVVQLDAWSWQDAILKENDGIHLNFPSSFRRTGSWFEPGIIEANKDYPKQSEEINTFFVNAKTYNQAVSKERNIVLESTKGLFDGTQTLYIHADEEKQIVDAIQLASENGIKKIVIVGGFEAYKAASTLQKYNVGVLLRRVHDMPTSADQDVNLPYKMAKILTDKGILVGLENSGDNERMGARNLPFLAGTCAAFGLDKEKAVQLITSNTAKLLGIDTTCGTLETGKDATLFISEGDALDMRTNKLNTAFIQGRNINLETFQVKLNNKFKAKYNQK, via the coding sequence ATGATACATAAAAATATATTTAAGCTGTTTTTGTTATTCTGCGCTTCAACACAACTGAGTGCACAACAAATACCAGCTCCAAAACAAACCAAATCGGTTTTAATTTTAAACGCTACTGCACATTTAGGAAATGGAACTATTATTGAAAATAGCGCAATCGGTTTTAAAGACGGAAAACTAACATTAGTCGCCGACGCATCGACCATAAGATTAGCCGATAATGCTTACGATACCACAATTAATGCTGCTGGAAAACATGTTTATCCTGGTTTTATTGCACCAAATTCGACCCTTGGTTTAGTAGAAATTGATGCTGTAAAAGCTTCAAATGATGATGAAGAAATTGGAAGTTTTAACCCAAATGTGAGAAGTATTATTGCTTATAATTCTGAATCTAAAGTAGTAGAAACTGTTCGCCCAAATGGAGTTTTGATTGCACAAGTAACTCCAAGAGGCGGTAGAATTTCTGGAACATCATCTGTTGTACAATTAGACGCATGGAGCTGGCAAGATGCTATTTTGAAAGAGAATGACGGAATTCATCTGAACTTTCCGTCTAGTTTTAGAAGAACTGGAAGCTGGTTTGAACCAGGAATTATTGAAGCCAACAAAGATTATCCAAAACAGTCTGAAGAAATTAATACGTTTTTCGTTAATGCCAAAACTTATAATCAAGCTGTTTCTAAAGAAAGAAATATTGTTCTAGAATCCACAAAAGGATTGTTTGACGGAACTCAGACCTTATATATTCATGCAGATGAAGAAAAACAGATTGTAGACGCTATTCAATTGGCATCCGAAAATGGCATTAAAAAAATTGTTATTGTTGGTGGTTTTGAAGCTTATAAAGCTGCTTCAACTTTGCAGAAATATAATGTTGGTGTATTATTAAGACGTGTTCACGATATGCCGACAAGCGCAGATCAAGATGTTAATTTACCATATAAAATGGCTAAAATATTAACCGATAAAGGTATTCTTGTAGGCTTAGAGAACAGTGGCGATAACGAACGTATGGGCGCTAGAAATCTCCCGTTCTTGGCTGGAACTTGTGCTGCTTTTGGTTTAGACAAAGAAAAAGCAGTTCAATTAATTACCTCAAACACAGCAAAATTATTAGGAATTGATACTACTTGCGGTACTTTAGAAACCGGAAAAGACGCTACGTTATTTATTTCTGAAGGTGACGCGCTAGATATGAGAACAAACAAACTTAATACGGCATTTATTCAAGGAAGAAATATCAATCTAGAAACTTTTCAAGTAAAGCTTAACAATAAATTCAAAGCAAAATACAACCAGAAATAG
- a CDS encoding lipocalin family protein, with protein MKTKYIVPVLIGAGIGLALYSCGGGIPKNAKAVTNFDSNKYLGKWYEIARLDYKWERDLNNVTAEYSLNEDKTIKVDNKGYNVRKDKWEESIGKAKFVKKDNVGMLKVSFFGPFYSGYNVVAIDQDYKYALVVGESLKYMWILSREKTIPESIKADFLIKAQEIGYKVTDLVWVKHDKTN; from the coding sequence ATGAAAACTAAATATATAGTTCCGGTTTTGATTGGAGCAGGAATTGGACTCGCATTATATTCTTGCGGTGGTGGAATTCCTAAAAATGCAAAAGCTGTAACCAATTTTGACAGTAATAAATATCTCGGAAAATGGTATGAGATCGCTAGATTAGATTACAAATGGGAAAGAGATTTAAATAACGTTACGGCAGAATATTCTTTAAACGAAGATAAAACTATAAAAGTCGATAATAAGGGCTATAATGTCAGAAAAGACAAATGGGAGGAAAGTATCGGGAAAGCTAAATTTGTCAAAAAAGACAATGTTGGTATGCTTAAGGTCTCATTTTTTGGTCCTTTTTATTCAGGTTATAATGTTGTAGCAATCGATCAAGATTACAAATACGCATTGGTTGTTGGAGAAAGCCTAAAATACATGTGGATACTTTCGAGAGAAAAAACAATTCCTGAAAGTATAAAAGCAGATTTTCTTATTAAAGCACAAGAAATCGGATATAAAGTAACCGATTTGGTTTGGGTGAAACACGACAAAACAAATTAA